A genome region from Dehalococcoidia bacterium includes the following:
- a CDS encoding thiamine pyrophosphate-requiring protein, with translation MTIWRMPDFRGRVEEAWHTLDAGDGGEAAELIMAAMKLGGIDNLWFVSGSELAALQEAGAKAKALGRPTPTIRTMLHEHAALCAALGEAMVSGRPSCACAHVELGLLNMGGAIHIASRGGYPTLILTGAPATAYPGSGPGDRSHTVYWQQQIRDQGEIVRQYVKWDYKLAPYDNAGLTVTRALQVALTPPTGPVYLAMPHESARTPIRGIQRFPTLAQLTPGRGPAADPAQLREVARMLIQAEAPVILTERLGRNPAALAPFQELVELLGCRVIASGFRYNFPNPHPLRAPLPHRGFPDLEPYDAILIVDAPTPWLPGTTSPRAGARIAWIDVDPIVTWIPMWEYPADYRLIADSALAIPALLDEVQRQLTPADRRRIAARRERLTAEGWAAIERERRAAEADGALEQITPRYVAHVVGTLIDDETVVFGEGGPTAFIPRSKPGTLYFHGGASLGYSLSAAVGAKVAQPGRRFITLVGDGAYNFGLPSQSFWAARQYRAPFLAILFNNRGYSTGTTRLRDAYPDGWAVRTGDYSGGFFDPPPNYSAEAQAAGCFGAKVRRPEEVAPAIRRALDAVDKEGIPAVIDVWLPKHITGEV, from the coding sequence ATGACGATCTGGCGCATGCCTGACTTCCGCGGGCGGGTCGAAGAGGCGTGGCATACCCTTGACGCCGGTGACGGCGGCGAAGCGGCCGAACTGATCATGGCGGCGATGAAGCTCGGCGGGATCGACAACCTGTGGTTCGTCTCCGGCTCCGAGCTGGCGGCCCTCCAAGAAGCAGGCGCGAAGGCGAAGGCGCTCGGCCGTCCCACTCCCACTATCCGAACGATGCTCCATGAGCACGCCGCCCTCTGCGCCGCGCTTGGCGAGGCGATGGTCAGCGGACGGCCAAGCTGCGCCTGCGCCCATGTCGAGCTCGGCTTGCTCAATATGGGCGGCGCGATCCACATCGCCAGCCGCGGCGGCTACCCGACGCTCATCTTGACCGGCGCGCCCGCAACAGCGTATCCCGGCAGCGGGCCGGGTGACCGCTCCCACACCGTCTATTGGCAGCAGCAGATCCGCGACCAAGGGGAGATCGTCCGCCAGTACGTCAAGTGGGACTACAAGCTCGCGCCCTACGATAACGCTGGTCTGACGGTGACGCGCGCGCTACAAGTCGCGCTCACGCCGCCGACGGGCCCCGTCTATCTCGCGATGCCGCACGAGTCGGCGCGCACTCCAATCCGCGGCATCCAGCGGTTCCCCACGCTCGCCCAGCTCACTCCGGGCCGGGGCCCGGCCGCCGACCCTGCCCAGCTGCGCGAGGTCGCGCGCATGCTGATCCAGGCGGAGGCACCGGTGATCCTCACCGAGCGGCTGGGCCGCAATCCGGCGGCCCTCGCGCCGTTTCAGGAGCTGGTCGAACTGCTCGGCTGCCGCGTCATCGCCTCCGGCTTCCGCTACAACTTTCCCAACCCGCATCCCCTGCGGGCGCCGCTCCCCCACCGCGGCTTTCCCGACCTCGAGCCGTACGACGCCATCCTCATCGTCGATGCGCCGACGCCCTGGCTGCCCGGAACGACCTCGCCGCGCGCCGGCGCGCGCATCGCCTGGATCGACGTCGACCCTATCGTCACCTGGATCCCGATGTGGGAGTATCCCGCCGACTACCGGCTCATCGCCGACTCGGCGCTTGCCATTCCGGCGCTCCTCGACGAGGTGCAGCGCCAGCTGACGCCCGCGGATCGCCGGCGCATCGCGGCGCGCCGCGAGCGGCTGACTGCTGAAGGGTGGGCCGCGATCGAGCGCGAGCGCCGCGCCGCCGAAGCCGATGGCGCGCTCGAACAGATCACGCCCCGCTACGTCGCGCACGTCGTCGGCACGCTCATCGATGACGAGACCGTCGTCTTCGGCGAAGGCGGCCCGACAGCGTTCATCCCGCGCTCAAAGCCCGGCACGCTCTACTTCCACGGCGGCGCCAGCCTCGGCTACTCGCTTTCGGCGGCGGTCGGCGCCAAGGTCGCCCAGCCGGGCCGCCGCTTCATCACCCTCGTCGGCGATGGCGCCTACAACTTCGGTCTTCCGTCTCAGTCCTTCTGGGCTGCCCGCCAGTACCGCGCGCCGTTTCTCGCCATTCTTTTCAACAATCGCGGCTACAGCACCGGAACAACCCGATTGCGCGATGCTTACCCGGACGGCTGGGCCGTCCGCACCGGCGACTACAGCGGCGGCTTCTTCGACCCGCCGCCGAACTACAGTGCCGAAGCCCAGGCCGCCGGCTGCTTCGGCGCGAAAGTGCGCCGGCCCGAGGAGGTCGCCCCGGCGATCCGGCGCGCGCTTGACGCCGTCGACAAAGAGGGCATCCCCGCGGTCATCGACGTCTGGCTGCCGAAGCACATCACCGGCGAGGTGTAG
- a CDS encoding sulfite exporter TauE/SafE family protein, whose product MSRLLAGLVAAAFCALASGVASAHPLGNFTVNRLSIIELRPDSIAVRYILDMAEIPALQEKLAIDRDRDGILSAEETAAARRRLTEEIARNIRLTVDGQPVPLTARNARLSYPPGQGGLMTLRLEIDFVGAYGSTGRPMRGRYIDAAFADRLGYVDVLVRAGDGVGLLETTASLDDPTGQLTVYPDDALISPRAVHDVMFLFQPGAPSLVAPLVTPVREAARAAQDAFAALIAEENATPPFIALALLLAMGLGAVHALGPGHGKAVVAAYLVGARGTAAHAVFLGATVTITHTLGVFALGVVTLFLSAVILPERLFPWLELISGLLVVALGVALFRERLTQAFPRLFRRPPPGDAADHARLHALGIPHHHDADHHHHRDPLVHSHGGITHRHLPPGADGSPVTWRSLLALGLAGGLLPCPSALVVMLSAIALGRVAFGILLIVFFSIGLAGVLTAIGLALVSAKRLFARLPGAAPGGLLRLLPVCSAAAVIALGLAITLSALGKTPLL is encoded by the coding sequence GGGCTCGTCGCCGCGGCCTTCTGCGCCCTCGCGTCAGGTGTCGCAAGCGCGCATCCGCTCGGCAACTTCACCGTCAATCGGCTCTCGATCATCGAGCTGCGTCCCGATTCGATTGCGGTCCGCTATATCCTCGACATGGCGGAGATCCCGGCGCTTCAAGAGAAGCTGGCTATCGATCGCGACCGCGACGGCATTCTCTCCGCCGAGGAGACAGCCGCCGCTCGCCGCCGCCTCACCGAGGAGATCGCGCGGAACATTCGGCTGACGGTCGACGGCCAGCCAGTGCCGCTGACTGCCCGGAATGCGAGGCTCAGCTACCCCCCCGGTCAAGGCGGGCTGATGACGCTCCGCCTCGAGATCGACTTTGTCGGCGCCTATGGCTCAACCGGCCGGCCGATGCGCGGGCGCTACATCGATGCTGCCTTCGCCGATCGGCTCGGCTACGTTGATGTGCTGGTGCGCGCTGGCGACGGCGTCGGGCTGCTTGAGACGACCGCCTCGCTGGACGACCCGACTGGTCAGCTGACCGTCTATCCTGACGACGCCCTCATCTCCCCGCGCGCGGTGCACGATGTCATGTTTCTCTTCCAGCCCGGCGCGCCCTCCCTGGTCGCACCGCTCGTGACGCCGGTGCGCGAGGCCGCGCGGGCTGCGCAGGACGCCTTTGCGGCGCTGATCGCCGAGGAGAACGCGACCCCGCCCTTCATCGCGCTGGCGCTGCTGCTGGCGATGGGGCTCGGCGCGGTGCACGCCCTCGGTCCCGGCCACGGTAAGGCTGTGGTCGCTGCCTACCTCGTCGGCGCGCGCGGCACTGCGGCTCACGCCGTGTTTCTCGGCGCAACGGTCACCATCACCCATACGCTCGGCGTCTTCGCGCTTGGGGTCGTCACGCTCTTTCTTAGCGCCGTTATTCTGCCGGAGCGGCTGTTTCCTTGGCTGGAGCTCATCTCGGGGCTGCTTGTCGTCGCCCTCGGCGTGGCGCTGTTTCGCGAGCGCCTGACCCAAGCCTTTCCCCGGCTGTTCCGTCGCCCGCCCCCAGGAGACGCCGCCGACCACGCCCGCCTGCACGCGCTCGGCATCCCCCATCATCACGACGCTGACCACCACCATCATCGCGACCCCCTCGTTCACTCCCACGGCGGGATAACGCACCGCCATCTGCCGCCGGGCGCGGATGGGTCGCCGGTGACGTGGCGCTCGCTCCTCGCGCTCGGCCTCGCGGGCGGGCTGCTGCCGTGCCCCTCGGCGCTCGTGGTAATGCTGAGCGCGATCGCGCTGGGACGGGTCGCGTTCGGGATCCTGCTGATCGTCTTCTTTTCGATCGGGCTGGCGGGCGTCCTCACCGCGATCGGACTGGCGCTCGTCTCTGCGAAGCGGCTGTTTGCTCGGCTGCCGGGCGCAGCGCCGGGCGGGCTGCTGCGCCTCCTGCCGGTGTGCAGCGCCGCTGCGGTCATCGCGCTCGGGCTGGCGATCACGCTGAGCGCGCTCGGGAAGACGCCTCTCCTCTAA
- a CDS encoding cysteine hydrolase translates to MPRRTALLVVDVQNDFCGGGAGEAIRAGLARLLDAARTTGVLRVFIRALYDQQYLSAPFAAQLAKLGRLGRVCQEGTPGADYWPGFAAQPGPRELAIVKHRYSAFRGTGLAETLRQHGVDTVVVAGLTLSTCVGATARDAFLDDFFVIVAADAVYDPDPARHASELAFLDRMIGTVLPSEAIAAAWAAASAEVAQ, encoded by the coding sequence ATGCCCAGACGCACCGCGCTCCTTGTCGTTGATGTCCAGAACGATTTCTGCGGCGGAGGCGCCGGCGAGGCGATCCGCGCCGGCTTGGCGCGGCTGCTCGATGCCGCTCGCACGACGGGGGTCCTGCGGGTGTTCATCCGCGCGCTCTACGACCAGCAGTATCTCAGCGCGCCGTTCGCTGCCCAGCTGGCCAAGCTCGGCCGGCTTGGCCGGGTCTGCCAAGAGGGCACCCCGGGCGCGGACTACTGGCCCGGCTTCGCGGCGCAGCCCGGCCCGCGTGAGCTCGCCATCGTCAAGCATCGCTATAGCGCCTTTCGGGGCACCGGCCTCGCTGAGACCCTGCGTCAGCACGGCGTTGACACCGTTGTCGTCGCCGGGCTCACCTTGAGCACCTGCGTCGGCGCGACTGCGCGCGACGCCTTTCTCGACGACTTCTTCGTCATCGTCGCCGCCGACGCCGTCTACGACCCTGACCCGGCACGCCACGCGAGCGAGCTCGCCTTCCTTGACCGGATGATTGGCACCGTCCTGCCGAGCGAGGCGATCGCCGCCGCTTGGGCCGCCGCGTCCGCCGAGGTGGCGCAATGA